Proteins from one Planctomyces sp. SH-PL62 genomic window:
- a CDS encoding sigma-54-dependent transcriptional regulator translates to MASILVIDDEPSILHAFRRAFQSPEYEVAAAATGTQGLALAELARPDVIVLDLNLPDMGGMDVFRKIRRIDARIPVLFITGHGTTESAIEAMKEGAYDYLLKPLQLARVRELVGRAAEISRLSREPALVAGDAPPTDRADVLVGRSPAMQEVYKAIGRVAPQDLAVLILGESGTGKELIARAIYQHSRRAAEPFLAVNCAAIPEALLESELFGHERGAFTGADRTRIGKFEQCNGGTLFLDEIGDMTPLTQAKVLRVLQDGTFERVGGNAMIRSNVRVIAATNRDLPKLAASGVFREDLYYRLSVFTIALPPLRHRIEDLPLLVDHFLRRFSPELHKEVVHASPEALELMRRYPWPGNIRELQSMIKWSLLQAQGPLLLPDFLPEAIRSGEPPAGEAGAVADGLGDGEAAEPAVDWEGFIETRLREGSEDLHAEALALMERTLLTRVLRETEGNQVRAARILGITRGSLRTKIRALGLRIERSVWSGDDQAG, encoded by the coding sequence GTGGCCTCCATCCTGGTGATCGACGACGAGCCCTCGATCCTCCACGCCTTCCGCCGGGCCTTCCAGTCGCCCGAGTACGAGGTCGCGGCGGCGGCCACCGGCACGCAGGGGCTGGCCCTGGCGGAGCTGGCCCGCCCGGACGTGATCGTCCTGGACCTGAACCTCCCGGACATGGGCGGGATGGACGTCTTCCGCAAGATCCGGCGGATCGACGCGCGGATTCCGGTCCTGTTCATCACCGGTCACGGCACGACCGAATCGGCCATCGAGGCGATGAAGGAGGGGGCGTACGACTACCTGCTGAAGCCCTTGCAGCTCGCCCGGGTCCGCGAGCTGGTCGGCCGCGCCGCGGAGATCTCCCGGCTCAGCCGAGAGCCGGCCCTGGTCGCGGGGGACGCCCCGCCGACCGACCGCGCCGACGTCCTCGTGGGCCGCTCGCCGGCCATGCAGGAGGTCTACAAGGCGATCGGCCGCGTCGCCCCCCAGGACCTCGCCGTCCTGATCCTGGGCGAGAGCGGCACCGGCAAGGAGCTGATCGCCCGGGCCATCTACCAGCACAGCCGACGCGCCGCCGAGCCGTTCCTGGCCGTCAACTGCGCCGCCATCCCCGAGGCGCTCCTGGAGAGCGAGCTGTTCGGCCACGAGCGGGGCGCCTTCACGGGCGCCGACCGCACCCGCATCGGCAAGTTCGAGCAGTGCAACGGCGGCACCCTGTTCCTGGACGAGATCGGCGACATGACCCCGCTGACCCAGGCCAAGGTCCTCCGCGTGCTCCAGGACGGCACCTTCGAGCGCGTCGGCGGCAACGCCATGATCCGGTCGAACGTCCGGGTGATCGCCGCGACCAATCGCGACCTCCCCAAGCTGGCGGCTTCGGGCGTGTTCCGCGAGGACCTCTACTATCGCCTGAGCGTCTTCACCATCGCCCTGCCCCCGCTTCGCCATCGGATCGAGGACCTGCCGCTGCTGGTCGACCACTTCCTCCGCCGGTTCAGCCCGGAGCTGCACAAGGAGGTGGTCCACGCCTCCCCCGAGGCCCTCGAACTCATGCGCCGCTACCCCTGGCCCGGGAACATCCGCGAGCTTCAAAGCATGATCAAGTGGTCCCTGCTCCAGGCGCAGGGACCCCTCCTCCTGCCCGATTTCCTGCCCGAAGCGATCCGATCCGGCGAACCCCCGGCCGGCGAGGCGGGCGCCGTCGCCGACGGCCTCGGCGACGGCGAGGCCGCCGAGCCGGCCGTCGACTGGGAAGGGTTCATCGAGACGAGGCTGCGCGAAGGGTCGGAAGACCTCCACGCGGAGGCCCTCGCCCTGATGGAACGAACCCTCCTGACCCGCGTCCTCCGCGAGACCGAGGGGAATCAGGTGCGTGCGGCGCGGATCCTGGGGATCACCCGAGGCAGCCTCCGCACCAAGATCCGCGCCCTGGGCCTTCGAATCGAGCGCTCGGTCTGGTCTGGAGACGACCAGGCCGGTTGA
- a CDS encoding glycine betaine ABC transporter substrate-binding protein encodes MRRPHGFFLTACLLITGLTIAPGCSRSEKGVVIGAKKFTESVILAEMGVALARDAGAEARRDDLGGTPALWLALTQGDIDAYPEYTGTITRQILKAEPPDLDAALAERGVRLSRPLGFRNNYALGMRKDVAAALGVTKTSDLRNHPELRCGFIHEFLDRPDGWPGVKARYNLPQTNVQGMNHTLAYRGVVEKALDVTEVYTTDGEIAQYDLLVLPDDLDFFPSYEAVWLYRADLGERFPKVVDRLRRLEGNLTEPEMQRMNAAVQGDKRDEAQVAGEFLRSKLGVDAVESTEGTLVGRVLETTGEHLLLVVPSLLAAIAIAVPLGIVAARKPRLGRFVLGAVGLLQTIPSLALLLFMIPVMMWLIGRGTGAPPAVAALTLYSLLPIVRNTHAGLTGVPRPLRESAEALGLPPWAILRRVELPLAAPTILAGVRTAAVINVGTATLGGFIGAGGYGRPILRGIDKFDVPLMLEGAIPAALLAVAIEALFGLIERAVSRRD; translated from the coding sequence ATGAGGCGCCCGCATGGCTTCTTTTTGACGGCCTGCCTGCTGATCACGGGGCTGACGATCGCCCCCGGCTGCTCCCGCTCCGAGAAGGGAGTGGTGATCGGCGCGAAGAAGTTCACGGAGTCGGTGATCCTCGCGGAGATGGGGGTGGCCCTCGCGCGTGACGCCGGGGCCGAGGCCCGTCGCGACGACCTGGGCGGCACGCCGGCGCTCTGGCTGGCGCTGACGCAGGGGGATATCGACGCCTACCCCGAGTACACCGGGACCATCACGCGGCAGATCCTCAAAGCCGAGCCGCCCGACCTCGACGCGGCCCTGGCCGAGCGCGGCGTCCGCCTGAGCCGGCCGCTGGGCTTCCGCAACAACTACGCGCTCGGCATGCGCAAGGACGTCGCCGCCGCGCTGGGCGTCACCAAAACGTCCGACCTCCGCAACCACCCCGAGCTGCGCTGCGGCTTCATCCACGAGTTCCTCGACCGGCCCGACGGCTGGCCCGGCGTGAAGGCGCGCTACAACCTCCCCCAGACGAACGTGCAGGGGATGAACCATACGCTCGCCTATCGCGGCGTGGTGGAGAAGGCGCTCGACGTCACCGAGGTCTACACCACCGACGGCGAGATCGCCCAGTACGATCTCCTGGTGCTCCCCGACGACCTGGACTTCTTCCCCTCATACGAGGCGGTCTGGCTCTACCGCGCCGACCTGGGCGAGCGTTTCCCGAAGGTCGTCGACCGCCTCCGCCGCCTGGAGGGGAACCTCACCGAGCCCGAGATGCAGCGAATGAACGCCGCCGTGCAAGGCGACAAGCGCGACGAGGCCCAGGTCGCGGGCGAGTTCCTGCGGTCGAAACTGGGCGTGGACGCGGTCGAGTCGACCGAGGGGACCCTGGTCGGCCGGGTGCTGGAGACGACGGGCGAGCACCTGCTGCTGGTCGTGCCGTCGCTCCTGGCGGCGATCGCGATCGCGGTGCCGCTGGGGATCGTCGCCGCACGCAAGCCGAGGCTGGGCCGGTTCGTACTGGGGGCCGTGGGCCTGCTCCAGACGATCCCGTCGCTGGCGCTTTTGCTGTTCATGATCCCGGTGATGATGTGGCTGATCGGCCGGGGCACCGGCGCGCCGCCGGCCGTCGCCGCCTTGACGCTCTACAGCCTGCTCCCCATCGTCCGCAACACCCACGCCGGGCTGACGGGCGTCCCCCGGCCGCTCCGCGAGTCGGCCGAGGCGCTTGGGCTCCCTCCCTGGGCGATCCTCCGACGGGTGGAGCTGCCGCTGGCCGCCCCGACGATCCTGGCGGGCGTGCGCACGGCCGCCGTGATCAACGTCGGCACCGCGACGCTCGGCGGCTTCATCGGAGCCGGCGGCTACGGCCGGCCGATCCTCCGCGGCATCGACAAGTTCGACGTCCCCCTGATGCTCGAAGGCGCCATCCCCGCCGCGCTCCTCGCCGTGGCCATCGAGGCCCTCTTCGGCCTGATCGAACGCGCCGTCTCCCGCCGGGACTGA
- a CDS encoding ATP-binding cassette domain-containing protein has translation MFTLRDVEKVYAGRPALGPISLKLPPNRTTVLIGPSGCGKSTLLRLLIGLAGPHSGEVSFDGEPVAPSTARSVRLRVGYVIQDGGLFPHLTARANVTLMARHLGRDRDAIAARVDELAALTRFPGDGLDRYPGELSGGQRQRVGLMRALMLEPDALLLDEPLGALDPLVRADLQEELREIFRTLRKTVVLVTHDLGEATFFADRVVLLRDGRIVQEGSPADLWHRPADPFVTRFVRAQRGPEVPA, from the coding sequence ATGTTCACGCTCCGCGACGTCGAGAAGGTGTACGCGGGGCGCCCGGCGCTCGGCCCGATCTCGCTGAAACTCCCCCCCAATCGGACGACGGTGTTGATCGGCCCCAGCGGTTGCGGCAAGTCCACCCTGCTGCGGCTCCTCATCGGCCTGGCCGGGCCGCACTCGGGCGAGGTCTCGTTCGACGGCGAGCCGGTCGCGCCGAGCACCGCCCGATCGGTCCGGCTGCGGGTGGGGTACGTCATCCAGGACGGCGGCCTCTTCCCGCACCTGACCGCACGCGCGAACGTCACCCTGATGGCCCGCCATCTCGGCCGTGACCGCGACGCGATCGCCGCGCGCGTGGACGAACTGGCCGCGCTGACCCGGTTCCCGGGCGACGGTCTGGACCGCTACCCCGGCGAGCTTTCCGGCGGCCAGCGCCAGCGCGTGGGGCTGATGCGCGCCCTGATGCTGGAACCGGACGCGCTCCTGCTCGACGAGCCGCTCGGCGCACTCGACCCGCTCGTCCGCGCCGACCTCCAGGAGGAGCTTCGCGAGATCTTCCGCACGCTCCGCAAGACGGTCGTTCTTGTGACCCACGACCTGGGCGAAGCGACGTTCTTCGCCGACCGCGTCGTGCTTTTGCGCGACGGCCGGATCGTCCAGGAAGGGAGCCCCGCCGATCTCTGGCACCGCCCCGCCGACCCCTTCGTCACCCGCTTCGTGCGGGCCCAGCGCGGGCCGGAGGTGCCCGCATGA
- a CDS encoding WD40 repeat domain-containing protein: protein MTLSMDTKPMRGGLAKHSDVVTSVAFSPDGRSLVSGGWDGLVKIWELREGEAAPKLMRAVRGKWDEVEAVAFSPDGRTIAGLGAGWDGLPFGAVTLWEADAKRSRRLLRVSGKLDAMAFSPDGLTLATSGGEDRTVTLWNVSDGAERVSLPEHAAPVWSVAYSPDGRLLAAGSGVVPAMADPAAEDRRGEVKLWDVTSPTPTCAHRLVGHDYGVAATTFSPIAPLLATGGFDRMIRLWDVERGVCLNDFAGHAGWVAALAFSPTEPLLASGSHDRTIRLWDLETGRCRTVLEGHAGNVYSVAFSPDGRTLASGSLDGSVRLWAVPDAQED from the coding sequence ATGACGTTATCGATGGATACGAAGCCGATGCGTGGTGGGTTGGCGAAGCATAGCGACGTGGTAACGTCGGTCGCCTTCTCGCCGGATGGTCGATCGCTGGTCAGCGGCGGATGGGACGGCCTGGTCAAGATCTGGGAGCTTCGCGAAGGCGAAGCCGCGCCGAAGTTGATGCGAGCCGTGCGCGGCAAGTGGGACGAGGTCGAGGCCGTCGCGTTCAGCCCCGACGGTCGCACGATCGCCGGCCTCGGCGCCGGCTGGGACGGCCTGCCGTTCGGCGCGGTGACCCTCTGGGAAGCCGACGCCAAGCGCAGCCGCCGCCTGCTGCGGGTCTCGGGCAAGCTCGACGCGATGGCGTTCAGCCCCGACGGCCTGACCCTGGCGACCTCCGGCGGCGAGGACCGCACGGTCACGCTCTGGAACGTCTCCGACGGCGCCGAGCGCGTGAGCCTGCCCGAGCACGCCGCGCCGGTCTGGTCGGTCGCCTATTCGCCGGACGGCCGCCTCCTGGCCGCCGGGTCGGGCGTCGTCCCGGCCATGGCCGACCCGGCCGCCGAGGACCGCCGCGGCGAGGTCAAGCTGTGGGACGTCACCAGCCCCACGCCGACCTGCGCCCACCGGCTGGTCGGCCACGACTACGGCGTCGCCGCCACCACCTTCTCCCCGATCGCCCCCCTGCTGGCCACCGGCGGCTTCGACCGCATGATCCGGCTCTGGGACGTCGAGCGGGGCGTCTGCCTGAACGACTTCGCCGGCCACGCCGGATGGGTCGCCGCGCTGGCGTTCTCGCCCACCGAGCCCCTCCTCGCGAGCGGCAGCCACGACCGCACGATCCGGCTGTGGGACCTCGAAACCGGCCGCTGCCGCACCGTCCTCGAAGGCCACGCCGGCAACGTCTACTCCGTCGCCTTCTCCCCGGACGGCCGCACCCTCGCCTCCGGCTCCCTCGACGGCTCCGTCCGCCTCTGGGCCGTCCCCGACGCTCAGGAAGACTGA
- a CDS encoding very short patch repair endonuclease: protein MQAVKGKNTSLERKVSSAFHRLGWRYRRNYKLLPGKPDFVFTRARVVVFVDGDFWHGWRYPLWKHKLSPFWQAKIERNRARDRRNFALLRRQGWAVLRLWGHDVEKNLDASVDRVRVLLERAKARQGGAPS from the coding sequence ATGCAGGCGGTCAAAGGCAAGAACACGTCGCTTGAACGGAAGGTTTCCTCGGCCTTCCACCGCCTGGGCTGGCGGTATCGACGTAATTACAAGCTCTTGCCCGGCAAGCCTGATTTCGTGTTCACCAGGGCGCGCGTCGTCGTGTTCGTCGACGGCGACTTCTGGCACGGCTGGCGCTACCCGCTCTGGAAGCACAAGCTCTCGCCGTTCTGGCAGGCCAAGATCGAGCGCAACCGCGCCCGCGACCGCCGCAACTTCGCGCTCCTCCGCCGCCAGGGCTGGGCCGTCCTCCGCCTCTGGGGCCACGACGTCGAGAAGAACCTTGACGCCTCCGTCGACCGCGTCCGCGTCCTGCTGGAGCGGGCGAAGGCCCGGCAAGGTGGAGCGCCCTCGTGA
- the egtD gene encoding L-histidine N(alpha)-methyltransferase encodes MMIDTRLATAADRRFRADVLAGLALPRKRLPSKYFYDAVGSRLFERITELPEYYPTRTELSIMHRHADAMAARCGPRCLLIELGAGALTKVRLLLDRLDAPAGFVPVDVSGEHLREAAATLADDYPALDVEPVVADFTAPFAVPEAATAERKVVYFPGSTLGNFDPQEADDLLRRIARIVGPGGGLLLGVDLRKDPAVLERAYDDAAGVTAAFNRNLLARIDRELGGDFDAESFRHVAFYDHEKSRVEMHLVTDRERRVRVRASTFDFLAGESIHTENSHKYDISELAARAQACGLRLDESWTDARDYFAVLYLTAA; translated from the coding sequence ATGATGATCGACACCCGACTCGCGACGGCCGCCGACCGCCGCTTCCGGGCCGACGTGCTCGCCGGCCTGGCGCTTCCCCGGAAACGCCTGCCTTCCAAGTACTTCTACGACGCCGTCGGCTCGCGGCTGTTCGAACGCATCACCGAGTTGCCCGAGTACTATCCCACGCGGACCGAGCTGAGCATCATGCACCGGCATGCCGACGCGATGGCCGCGCGCTGCGGCCCGCGCTGCCTGCTGATCGAGCTGGGCGCCGGTGCTCTCACCAAGGTGCGTCTGCTGCTCGACCGCCTTGACGCCCCGGCCGGCTTCGTCCCCGTGGACGTCTCCGGCGAGCACCTCCGCGAAGCCGCCGCGACCCTGGCCGACGACTACCCCGCGCTGGACGTGGAGCCGGTCGTCGCCGACTTCACCGCCCCGTTCGCGGTCCCCGAGGCGGCGACGGCCGAGCGGAAGGTCGTGTACTTCCCCGGATCGACCCTCGGCAACTTCGATCCCCAGGAGGCCGACGACCTGCTGCGGCGGATCGCCAGGATCGTCGGACCCGGCGGCGGCCTGCTTCTGGGGGTCGACCTGCGCAAGGATCCGGCCGTCCTGGAGCGCGCCTACGACGACGCGGCCGGGGTCACGGCGGCGTTCAATCGCAACCTGCTGGCGCGGATCGACCGCGAGCTGGGGGGGGACTTCGACGCGGAGTCGTTCCGCCACGTCGCGTTCTACGACCATGAGAAGTCCCGGGTCGAGATGCACCTGGTGACCGACCGCGAGCGCCGGGTGCGAGTCAGGGCCTCGACCTTCGACTTCCTCGCCGGCGAGTCGATCCACACCGAGAATTCCCACAAGTACGACATCTCCGAGCTGGCCGCCCGCGCCCAGGCGTGCGGGCTCCGCCTGGACGAATCCTGGACCGACGCGCGAGACTACTTCGCGGTCCTGTACCTGACCGCGGCCTGA
- a CDS encoding FtsB family cell division protein, whose amino-acid sequence MNEPPPDSQAVCPFCSTPLRKDPESAAGITACGRCGWTNRPASSSPPPTTASGSGSGVYAMVGPFRPEGAGHVEVSCPECGAGLRVRDKYVGRHVRCGGCRAKFLVEPATLDLAAAATTPDPDDPWQGRAEVLRLLDEVAALRDRNQRLQDEVARLERERDAATRELGRIRSEAESARARSGRERFRPDPDDADEDDPAATFTFLNGVVRSPRA is encoded by the coding sequence ATGAACGAACCCCCACCAGACTCCCAGGCGGTCTGCCCCTTCTGCTCGACCCCACTCCGCAAGGATCCCGAATCCGCGGCCGGAATCACGGCCTGCGGTCGCTGCGGTTGGACGAACCGCCCGGCGTCGTCGTCCCCGCCTCCGACGACCGCGTCAGGTTCCGGGTCGGGCGTCTATGCGATGGTGGGGCCGTTCCGCCCGGAGGGGGCCGGACACGTCGAGGTTTCCTGCCCGGAATGCGGCGCGGGGCTCCGCGTGCGCGACAAGTACGTCGGGCGACACGTCCGCTGCGGGGGCTGTCGCGCGAAGTTCCTGGTGGAGCCCGCGACCCTGGATCTCGCCGCCGCCGCCACCACGCCCGACCCCGACGACCCGTGGCAAGGCCGCGCCGAGGTGTTGAGGCTCCTGGACGAGGTCGCCGCTCTCCGGGATCGCAACCAGCGTCTCCAGGACGAAGTCGCCAGGCTCGAACGCGAGCGCGACGCCGCGACCCGAGAACTCGGCCGGATCCGCTCCGAGGCCGAGTCCGCCCGCGCCAGGTCCGGCCGGGAACGGTTCCGTCCCGACCCTGACGACGCCGACGAGGACGATCCCGCCGCCACCTTCACGTTCCTCAACGGCGTCGTGCGATCCCCCCGCGCCTAG
- a CDS encoding DUF427 domain-containing protein, translating to MKATWNGTVLAESDKTVTVEGNHYFPPDSIKQEYFKPSDTHTTCPWKGVASYYSVEVDGDRNADAAWYYPKPKEAAAEIAGHVAFWKGVTVST from the coding sequence ATGAAGGCGACGTGGAACGGCACCGTCCTGGCTGAATCCGACAAGACCGTTACGGTCGAGGGAAACCACTACTTCCCTCCCGACTCGATCAAGCAGGAGTACTTCAAGCCGAGCGACACGCACACGACCTGCCCCTGGAAGGGGGTCGCCAGCTATTACAGCGTCGAAGTGGACGGCGATCGGAACGCGGACGCCGCGTGGTACTACCCGAAGCCGAAGGAGGCCGCCGCCGAGATCGCCGGCCACGTCGCCTTCTGGAAGGGCGTGACGGTGTCGACCTGA
- a CDS encoding ATP-binding protein encodes MLTRRLLFRIAWPSLVASLLFLTSCAAAAVYLGWRQAATVRALEADLHGRRLVDGLLKDLSELIEIGLLGDDSGRGRARVAALHEDVRQLLVESDVTVNRPEAVRIVDRLENGFRRYRETVAAEAEADDRVAGGLPPGRAALTILETDVREAARDLDAEIAEATARSLAAMHRTASWTAWWLAGVGGLATIAGLFFGYSAATGLERAMIHAEELAAAGRMAAGMAHELRNPLTAISMLVQLQREKAEEEGLPAEDLQVIEREIARMEERLKAFIDFARPSRPEGRRIDLGAVAAETLALLQGRAAKHRVEIKLVRPEEPIQVQADAEQIGRVLMNLTMNALDAMPRGGRLTTTVSRAPDGFVELTVDDTGPGVQPDALPRLFEPFFTSKEAGLGLGLAISERIARDHGGSLVASNQPEGAGARFVLRLPGPSRILGGPSSRA; translated from the coding sequence GTGCTGACGCGAAGACTCTTGTTCCGGATCGCGTGGCCTTCCTTGGTGGCGAGCCTCCTCTTCCTGACGTCGTGCGCGGCGGCGGCGGTCTACCTGGGCTGGCGGCAGGCGGCGACGGTCCGGGCGCTGGAGGCCGACCTGCACGGGCGACGGCTCGTCGACGGCCTGCTGAAGGACCTCAGCGAGCTGATCGAGATCGGGCTGCTCGGCGACGACTCGGGGCGGGGCCGGGCTCGGGTCGCGGCCCTGCACGAGGACGTCCGCCAGCTCCTGGTCGAATCCGACGTCACGGTGAACCGCCCCGAGGCGGTGAGGATCGTGGACCGGCTGGAGAACGGCTTCCGGCGCTACCGGGAGACCGTCGCCGCCGAGGCCGAGGCCGACGACCGAGTCGCCGGGGGGCTTCCGCCCGGCCGCGCCGCGCTGACGATCCTGGAGACCGACGTCCGCGAGGCGGCCCGCGATCTGGACGCCGAGATCGCCGAGGCGACGGCGCGGTCGCTGGCGGCGATGCACCGCACGGCCTCGTGGACGGCCTGGTGGCTCGCCGGCGTGGGGGGCCTGGCCACGATCGCGGGCCTGTTCTTCGGCTACTCCGCGGCCACCGGCCTGGAGCGGGCCATGATCCACGCCGAGGAGCTGGCCGCCGCGGGCCGGATGGCCGCCGGCATGGCCCATGAGCTTCGCAACCCCCTCACCGCGATCTCCATGCTGGTGCAGCTCCAGCGGGAGAAGGCCGAGGAGGAGGGCCTCCCCGCCGAGGACTTGCAGGTCATCGAGCGCGAGATCGCCCGGATGGAGGAGCGTCTCAAGGCGTTCATCGACTTCGCCCGGCCCTCGCGGCCGGAAGGGCGGCGGATCGACCTGGGCGCCGTCGCCGCCGAGACCCTGGCCCTGCTCCAGGGCCGTGCGGCCAAGCATCGGGTCGAGATCAAGCTGGTCCGCCCGGAGGAGCCGATCCAGGTCCAGGCCGACGCCGAGCAGATCGGCCGGGTCCTGATGAACCTGACGATGAACGCCCTGGACGCCATGCCTCGCGGCGGCCGGCTGACGACGACCGTGTCGCGCGCGCCCGACGGCTTCGTCGAGCTCACCGTGGACGACACCGGGCCGGGGGTCCAGCCCGACGCCCTGCCGCGCCTCTTCGAGCCGTTCTTCACCAGCAAGGAGGCCGGCCTGGGCTTGGGCCTGGCGATCTCCGAGCGGATCGCCCGCGACCACGGCGGCAGCCTGGTGGCCTCCAACCAACCCGAAGGCGCGGGCGCCCGTTTCGTGCTCCGCCTCCCGGGTCCCTCGCGGATCCTCGGCGGCCCGTCCTCCCGAGCGTGA
- a CDS encoding DNA cytosine methyltransferase, with amino-acid sequence MSDAADKTFCEFFAGIGLVREALGASGWSCVYANDVDPKKQGLYLGRFGDEGHFHLGDVWETPEVVSRIEGSPLLATASFPCVDLSLAGNGRGFEGTHSSTFFGFVRAMETLAERCPRLVLLENVTGFLTSSGGKDFEAAARALAGLGYRLDAFTLDAAMFVPQSRPRVFVVGVRADLDPPGAVRRAESGWIVDAWEERLESADRRIRPRKLIELMRAIDLPTGWIAFDVPAPGVKPPDVAEVIDRDDAQDWWDAAAVSKHRDMMHDRHRERVDAMVSSGETFIGTIYRRKRDGRTRAEVRFDGVAGCLRTPRGGSAKQIVIVVEAGRLRMRWMSPREYARLQGAPDFPLVANTIQNLFGFGDAVCVPAVQWIDRHVLSPVAAGIAELRRTPGGRQPDARATSADDAGGQRQEHVA; translated from the coding sequence ATGAGCGATGCGGCGGACAAGACGTTCTGCGAATTCTTCGCCGGGATCGGCCTGGTGCGCGAGGCGCTCGGGGCGTCGGGGTGGTCGTGCGTTTATGCGAACGACGTCGACCCCAAGAAGCAGGGGCTCTACCTCGGCCGGTTCGGCGACGAGGGGCATTTCCACCTGGGGGACGTCTGGGAGACGCCCGAGGTGGTGTCGCGGATCGAGGGGAGTCCCCTGCTGGCGACCGCCTCCTTCCCCTGCGTCGACCTGTCGCTGGCCGGGAATGGTCGGGGGTTCGAGGGGACGCACTCGTCGACCTTCTTCGGCTTCGTCCGGGCGATGGAGACGCTGGCCGAGCGCTGCCCCCGCCTGGTCTTGCTGGAGAACGTGACCGGATTCCTGACCTCGTCCGGCGGCAAGGATTTCGAGGCCGCCGCCAGGGCGCTCGCGGGCCTGGGTTACCGGCTGGACGCCTTCACGCTCGATGCCGCGATGTTCGTCCCCCAGAGCCGGCCTCGCGTGTTCGTCGTCGGCGTGCGCGCGGATCTCGACCCGCCTGGGGCGGTGCGCAGGGCCGAGTCGGGCTGGATCGTCGACGCCTGGGAGGAGCGGCTCGAATCGGCCGACCGTCGCATCCGCCCTCGGAAGCTGATCGAGCTGATGCGCGCGATCGACCTGCCGACCGGCTGGATCGCCTTCGACGTCCCCGCGCCGGGGGTCAAGCCTCCGGACGTCGCCGAGGTGATCGACCGCGACGACGCCCAGGATTGGTGGGACGCCGCGGCGGTTTCCAAACATCGCGACATGATGCACGACCGTCACCGCGAACGGGTCGACGCGATGGTCTCGTCCGGCGAGACGTTCATCGGCACGATCTACCGCCGCAAGCGCGACGGCCGCACCCGCGCCGAGGTCCGCTTCGACGGCGTCGCCGGCTGCCTGCGCACGCCCCGAGGCGGCAGCGCGAAGCAGATCGTGATCGTGGTGGAAGCGGGCCGACTTCGGATGCGCTGGATGTCGCCCCGGGAGTACGCCCGGCTCCAGGGGGCGCCGGATTTCCCGCTGGTCGCGAACACGATCCAGAACCTGTTCGGGTTCGGCGACGCGGTCTGCGTGCCGGCCGTACAATGGATCGACCGCCACGTCCTGTCGCCGGTCGCGGCGGGGATCGCGGAGCTGCGGAGGACGCCCGGTGGCCGACAACCTGACGCCCGAGCAACGTCGGCGGACGATGCAGGCGGTCAAAGGCAAGAACACGTCGCTTGA